The Spirosoma foliorum genome has a window encoding:
- a CDS encoding SusC/RagA family TonB-linked outer membrane protein has product MRKTILLSLFLMCSTLAVSWAQERKITGTVTSAEDGSSLPGVSVVVKGTTVGAVTDAGGGYSIAVPAKSTLVFSFIGMATKEVELGASSVVNVKLATDTKQLAEIVVTGVGVATDKRKIAISVESVSGKDLPQTPSASVDQALIGKIPGAQITSRSGTPGADVNILLRGINTINRGTQPMILIDGIQMGATSLQTIDLNSIERVEVVQGAAAATIYGAQGANGVIQLFTKKGKNGTMNIDFSSSIAENTYLNNGGVSKAKFHAFATDASNNIIGSSGKPIVYDAVNGIYSENVQYNSTDPTATNSKPYDANLQYHDHFSYFFKPANTINNSVAITGGGPKADFGISASNSHQESNIRDNGYWDRSNLSANIGAQLAKGLTLRSITQLAYTRSTLKSSDRTILYNLLNAYPLADFDLRTTDGSIPLNMNQTIGINASNPSYRQAYTRNNDNKVDIIQNFNLNYKFPKYVDLDLKYGLNFQTQNRDLEYANQANNANNKYWLTQGSTNYISNYNTTNTGDLTKYVNSKVFQNFLATATATFDFKEDFHLNLPIKSTTQALFDWRNSKVKEYTVASIGLPAAYSPYNAANTTSWRVYRDYVEPFITYGYLVNQRFEIGEFAGISGGFRSDYSSAFGQGSKPFTFPRGDAYLRISSLKFWQNSPVNSFLPELKLRAAYGQAGIQPQPFDRYVTITPSTVGNTTAFYYANQQSNPALGVEVSEELEIGTDMVFSLFKGSSWLNAIALSATYWDRKTKDAIYQVDVAPSVGLGKLTDNAFTLGSNGLQMSLNSTVYQGSNFKWNTTINFGKQSSQILAVRGDAPIVVTSNAGSTNYVLKAGEKIGQLYGYKSLHSVDARDANGNPFIPVAEQEQYTLASNGYVVNKATKQPYFTADKFSFGDPNPKFNMSFINDVTFKNFLTFGVQFDWVNGNHLYNQTKEWMYRDGIHSEYANPFTIDGQTGAWTAFYRGVYAQRTANGTKDYFYEDASFLRLRNISIGVDFAKVFKIPAVKRLQLVLSGRNLWTLTKYTGFDPEISSGTSNSAWDRGTDHSTMPNFRSYQAALNFGF; this is encoded by the coding sequence ATGAGGAAAACTATACTGCTGAGCCTCTTCTTGATGTGCTCAACGCTGGCAGTCTCCTGGGCTCAGGAACGGAAAATTACAGGTACAGTAACGTCTGCCGAAGACGGTAGCTCACTCCCAGGCGTATCGGTCGTTGTGAAGGGAACCACAGTGGGGGCGGTTACAGATGCGGGTGGTGGCTATTCAATTGCTGTTCCTGCAAAAAGTACATTAGTGTTCTCCTTCATTGGGATGGCAACGAAGGAAGTTGAACTGGGGGCTAGCTCAGTAGTGAATGTTAAATTAGCTACCGACACGAAGCAACTCGCTGAGATTGTGGTAACTGGGGTAGGGGTTGCTACCGATAAACGGAAGATTGCCATATCGGTTGAATCGGTTTCTGGCAAAGATTTACCCCAAACGCCATCTGCTTCCGTCGACCAGGCGCTGATCGGTAAAATTCCAGGTGCGCAGATCACCAGCCGGAGTGGTACACCGGGTGCCGACGTAAACATTCTGCTACGGGGTATCAATACCATCAACCGGGGTACGCAACCAATGATCCTGATCGATGGGATTCAGATGGGAGCTACCAGCCTGCAAACCATTGACTTAAACTCAATTGAACGCGTTGAGGTAGTTCAGGGTGCAGCTGCCGCTACTATTTATGGTGCGCAGGGTGCTAACGGGGTTATTCAGTTGTTTACCAAAAAAGGTAAGAATGGCACGATGAACATCGATTTCTCGTCCAGCATTGCTGAGAATACGTATTTAAATAATGGTGGCGTGAGCAAGGCGAAATTCCACGCGTTTGCTACCGATGCCAGTAACAATATCATCGGTTCGTCGGGTAAGCCAATCGTGTATGATGCTGTGAATGGGATTTATTCGGAAAACGTACAGTATAACTCGACAGATCCGACCGCTACCAATAGCAAGCCTTACGACGCCAACCTGCAATATCACGATCACTTCTCGTATTTCTTCAAACCGGCGAATACGATCAACAACAGTGTCGCTATTACGGGCGGAGGTCCGAAAGCTGACTTCGGCATATCGGCATCGAACAGCCATCAGGAAAGTAACATTCGGGATAATGGCTATTGGGATCGGAGTAACTTATCCGCTAACATTGGTGCGCAACTGGCAAAAGGATTGACGTTACGTTCGATCACACAGTTAGCGTACACGAGGAGTACCCTGAAATCATCGGACCGGACTATTCTGTACAACTTGTTGAATGCCTATCCATTAGCTGATTTTGATCTGAGAACTACAGATGGGTCTATTCCGCTGAACATGAACCAGACGATTGGTATCAACGCGTCGAACCCATCGTATCGGCAGGCTTATACCCGGAACAACGACAATAAGGTTGACATCATTCAGAACTTCAACCTGAACTATAAGTTTCCGAAATATGTAGACCTGGACCTGAAATACGGTCTTAACTTCCAGACCCAAAACCGTGATCTGGAATACGCTAACCAGGCCAATAATGCGAACAACAAATATTGGTTAACCCAGGGCTCTACGAACTATATTTCTAATTACAACACTACGAATACAGGTGATCTGACGAAGTATGTAAATAGTAAAGTGTTCCAGAACTTCCTGGCTACAGCTACGGCTACGTTTGATTTTAAAGAAGATTTCCACCTGAACCTGCCAATCAAATCGACTACGCAGGCGTTGTTTGACTGGCGTAACAGCAAGGTGAAAGAATATACCGTTGCGTCTATTGGTTTACCTGCTGCGTATAGTCCTTACAATGCAGCTAACACAACCTCGTGGCGTGTGTATCGGGATTACGTAGAGCCTTTCATTACGTACGGTTACCTAGTGAACCAACGGTTTGAAATCGGTGAATTTGCGGGTATTTCGGGCGGTTTCCGAAGCGATTATTCGTCGGCATTTGGGCAGGGTTCCAAGCCATTTACCTTCCCACGTGGCGACGCTTACTTACGTATTTCTTCGCTTAAATTCTGGCAAAATAGCCCCGTCAACTCCTTCCTGCCTGAGTTAAAGCTACGGGCGGCTTATGGACAAGCGGGTATTCAGCCTCAGCCTTTTGACCGATACGTGACCATTACACCATCAACGGTAGGGAACACAACGGCGTTCTATTATGCTAACCAACAAAGTAACCCAGCTCTGGGGGTAGAGGTGTCGGAAGAATTGGAAATTGGTACCGACATGGTATTCAGTTTATTCAAGGGTAGCAGCTGGTTAAATGCCATTGCTTTATCGGCTACTTATTGGGATCGGAAAACGAAAGACGCTATCTATCAGGTAGATGTGGCTCCTTCGGTTGGTTTGGGTAAATTGACGGATAACGCCTTTACATTAGGATCGAATGGTCTTCAGATGTCGTTGAACTCAACGGTTTATCAGGGTTCTAATTTCAAATGGAATACGACCATCAACTTCGGTAAACAAAGCTCTCAAATACTTGCTGTTCGGGGTGATGCGCCGATCGTGGTTACGTCGAACGCTGGTAGCACAAACTATGTGTTGAAAGCCGGTGAAAAAATTGGTCAGTTGTACGGCTACAAATCCCTGCACAGTGTTGATGCTCGCGATGCGAACGGTAACCCATTTATCCCAGTAGCTGAACAAGAGCAATACACCCTGGCCAGCAATGGCTATGTGGTGAACAAAGCCACCAAGCAGCCTTACTTTACGGCCGACAAATTCAGTTTTGGTGATCCAAACCCGAAATTCAATATGTCGTTCATCAACGATGTAACGTTCAAAAACTTCCTGACTTTCGGCGTTCAGTTTGACTGGGTTAACGGGAATCACCTGTACAACCAAACCAAAGAGTGGATGTATCGCGATGGTATCCACAGTGAATATGCCAACCCATTCACAATTGATGGACAAACGGGTGCCTGGACGGCTTTCTATCGGGGTGTTTATGCGCAACGCACAGCCAATGGTACGAAAGATTACTTCTACGAAGATGCTTCGTTCCTGCGCCTGAGAAACATCTCTATCGGTGTTGATTTTGCTAAAGTGTTCAAGATTCCAGCGGTTAAACGTCTTCAACTGGTTCTGTCGGGCCGTAACCTCTGGACACTCACCAAGTACACCGGTTTCGATCCTGAAATTAGCTCAGGAACATCCAACTCGGCCTGGGACCGTGGAACTGACCACAGCACGATGCCAAACTTCAGGTCGTATCAGGCTGCTTTAAACTTCGGATTTTAA